One region of Etheostoma spectabile isolate EspeVRDwgs_2016 unplaced genomic scaffold, UIUC_Espe_1.0 scaffold317, whole genome shotgun sequence genomic DNA includes:
- the nap1l1 gene encoding nucleosome assembly protein 1-like 1 isoform X3, with translation MADIDNKDQAEIDPADMEDVEEVEEEETGEDENSKARQLTVQMMQNPQILAALQERLDGLNGSPSGYMESLPKVVKRRVNALKNLQVKCAHIEAKFYEEVHELERKYAALYQPLFDKRSDIVKAAYEPTDEECEWKADEEEELTVSKQDEMKEKAKLEEEKKDEEKEDPKGIPEFWLTVFKNVDLLSDMLQEHDEPILKHLQDIKVKFSDPGEPMSFTLEFHFEPNDFFTNTVLTKTYKMRSEPDESDPFSFDGPEIMCCTGCTIEWTKGKNVTLKTIKKKQKHKGRGTVRTVTKTVPNDSFFNFFTPPEVPENGELDEDSEAVLAADFEIGHFIRERIVPRAVLYFTGEAIEDDDDDYDEEGEEADDEEGEEEADEENDPDYDPKV, from the exons CTCGTCAGCTGACGGTGCAGATGATGCAGAATCCACAGATCCTGGCTGCGCTGCAGGAGAGGCTGGATGGTCTGAACGGCTCGCCGTCAGGCTACATGGAGAG TTTACCCAAGGTTGTGAAGAGACGTGTAAACGCCCTCAAAAACCTGCAGGTCAAATGTGCTCACATTGAGGCAAAGTTCTACGAAGAAGTACATGAACTGGAGAGAAAGTACGCAGCCCTCTACCAGCCCCTCTTCGACAAA AGAAGTGACATAGTGAAAGCAGCTTACGAGCCCACAGATGAGGAATGTGAATGGAAGgcagatgaggaggaagagctGACAGTAAGTAAGCAG GATGAGATGAAGGAGAAGGCTAAGttagaggaagagaagaaggacGAGGAGAAGGAAGACCCCAAAGGAATCCCGGAGTTCTGGTTAACGGTTTTCAAAAACGTGGACCTGCTGAGTGACATGCTGCAG GAGCACGATGAACCCATCCTTAAACATTTACAAGATATCAAAGTCAAGTTCTCGGATCCAGGAGAGCCCATG AGCTTCACGTTAGAGTTCCACTTCGAGCCCAACGACTTCTTCACAAACACAGTGTTGACGAAAACCTACAAGATGAGGTCAGAGCCGGACGAGAGCGACCCCTTCTCCTTCGACGGGCCGGAGATCATGTGCTGCACAGG TTGCACGATTGAGTGGACAAAGGGCAAGAACGTCACGTTGAAAACaatcaagaagaaacaaaagcaCAAGGGCCGCGGCACAGTGAGGACAGTCACCAAAACAGTCCCCAACGACTCCTTCTTCAACTTCTTCACCCCCCCAGAGG TTCCAGAAAATGGCGAGTTG GATGAGGACTCGGAGGCAGTCCTGGCTGCAGACTTTGAAATCGGCCACTTCATCCGTGAGCGTATCGTACCTCGGGCTGTGCTCTACTTCACAGGAGAGGCCATAGAGGACGATGACGACGAT tacgatgaagagggagaggaggcagACGATGAG gaaggagaagaggaggctgATGAGGAGAACGACCCTGACTATGATCCCAAG